The following coding sequences are from one Sciurus carolinensis chromosome 11, mSciCar1.2, whole genome shotgun sequence window:
- the Plet1 gene encoding placenta-expressed transcript 1 protein has product MAVPLSLWLPLGLSLCCALHFSSASSIRYRDNCMVFDKVFTANDSSLKVSSDVLENITVYTVWVPVNDKDSAVVLRAVDKNNRSVGLWQDADEDCNSSALYHVTRFKRTLFKANWIVSNSEDLTEVELQVFNVDLNNTATFSSLKLGGKVITTPWTSTFTTSGNNLTTTMTTTMNTTVTTTLATTRSFAIRVLSSPIAGAVHMLLVFLTSKLLF; this is encoded by the exons ATGGCAGTCCCCCTATCCCTGTGGCTACCCCTGGGGCTGTCTCTGTGCTGCGCCCTGCACTTCTCTTCTGCCAGCTCTATACGTTACAGAGACAACTGCATGGTCTTTGACAAGGTCTTCACCGCCAACGACTCCAGCCTCAAGGTGAGCTCAGACGTCTTAGAGAACATCACTGTCTACACAG TGTGGGTTCCTGTGAATGACAAGGACAGCGCCGTGGTGCTGCGGGCCGTGGACAAGAACAACCGCTCAGTGGGCCTCTGGCAGGACGCGGATGAGGACTGCAACAGCAGCGCCCTGTATCACGTGACTCGCTTCAAGCGCACACTCTTCAAGGCAAACTGGATAGTTTCTAATTCTGAGGACTTAACTGAGGTCGAGCTGCA AGTCTTCAATGTCGATCTCAACAACACagctacattttcttctctgaaactgGGGGGAAAAG TGATAACCACACCCTGGACCTCCACCTTCACGACTTCTGGGAACAACCTGACCACAACTATGACCACAACCATGAACACAACCGTGACCACAACCCTAGCCACAACCAGAAGCTTCGCCATCCGAGTGCTCAGCAGCCCTATTGCAGGTGCCGTTCATATGCTGCTTGTTTTTCTCACCAGCAAACTTCTCTTCTAA